A stretch of Porites lutea chromosome 5, jaPorLute2.1, whole genome shotgun sequence DNA encodes these proteins:
- the LOC140938896 gene encoding uncharacterized protein has translation MADTQQSREKKSSLKNLEQKTIDTFRRLKTAVQRYSKAMTAMIYLVTNFFTGIFVAIFAAYERVVLLIIRIVGCVQQIFHFDYKGYLMWLLTMPVTSYNKCKGQMKQHLWMPIVKSLKRRANQITRATGARIRESAVYARGFCEICRRLFLLASDYTPRGKVTVTIFLVVIAIMLLIKFLTVVRVLMQIVQIMYSVVAFLLHPLLLTLKDILSVFDPLFHIILNLIRITVHTILSLLKATGRFLWLNIVSISSGLYRCWQSFANSTVVRFLWNTILAIFSKTAYVLLEKFVTVFLPLTLKISYYTTALCLDISSVVYENFFVVTVKVEDKFEYLSPSGIGSFVFILWALLIAFRFRNRLSGTFFSEIDDKEYTIISSTDAADRDRNSSRRGRSSYSQGSAKYDSLRRKTTGNDSSVRFRGKTKSNDQKGPENDDGTEGHIHYSSQVHICPDFIAGTCHQGSKCESHHCPLPYHWQYRLSLEGWKSFTKEDNCRIEELFCDPKNDVVSAADIDVAFKSYSGERSSSRNDAVKVDFDNMRIEKSYHRADLRRLSTESYVKQEGKSLSTQWLWYRKEESGDWIKYGVTTGESDLKQEDLETAFLRREGNYTFTRNGQEFRLQFFMNPMCEKSFRPYSKKTVRRRPAYESPEDIKKLLRGNVEKKSWFSLRNLFRWR, from the exons ATGGCTGACACACAGCAGTCTCGGGAGAAAAAATCCTCTCTCAAAAACCTTGAACAGAAAACAATCGACACGTTTCGCCGCTTGAAAACAGCTGTGCAACGCTACAGTAAAGCCATGACAGCTATGATATACTTAGTGACTAACTTCTTTACGGGAATTTTCGTTGCTATCTTCGCTGCTTACGAGCGGGTGGTATTACTAATTATTCGCATTGTTGGCTGCGTTCAACAGATCTTTCATTTTGACTACAAAGGTTATTTAATGTGGTTGCTTACAATGCCTGTGACTTCTTACAACAAATGCAAGGGACAAATGAAGCAACATTTGTGGATGCCAATTGTGAAATCGCTAAAAAGAAGAGCTAATCAAATTACGCGCGCTACAGGCGCGAGGATTCGGGAAAGTGCTGTGTACGCGAGAGGATTTTGTGAAATCTGTCGAAGACTCTTTCTTCTTGCCAGCGATTATACTCCAAGAGGAAAGGTGACTGTTACAATTTTTCTGGTGGTCATCGCTATTATGCTGTTGATAAAATTCTTGACAGTTGTTCGAGTATTGATGCAAATAGTTCAGATCATGTACAGTGTTGTCGCATTCCTTTTGCACCCTCTTCTTCTCACCTTAAAAGACATCCTGTCAGTTTTCGATCCTTTGTTTCATATCATTTTAAACCTTATACGAATCACTGTTCACACAATTCTTTCCTTGCTGAAAGCAACTGGAAGGTTCCTGTGGTTGAACATCGTTTCAATTTCCTCAGGGTTGTACAGATGCTGGCAGAGCTTTGCCAACTCCACAGTTGTAAGATTTCTTTGGAACACTATCTTGGCAATATTTTCAAAGACAGCATACGTTCTACTGGAGAAATTTGTCACGGTATTTCTTCCTTTGACGTTAAAGATATCATACTATACGACAGCGCTTTGTCTTGACATTTCATCCGTGGTATACGAAAATTTCTTCGTGGTCACGGTGAAAGTAGAGGACAAGTTTGAATATCTCAGTCCATCTGGAATTGGAAgctttgtatttattttatggGCTCTACTGATTGCTTTTAGATTTAGAAATCGATTATCAGGAACTTTTTTTTCGGAAATCGATGATAAAGAATACACTATAATATCATCCACGGACGCTGCTGATCGCGATAGGAATAGTTCGAGAAGAGGGAGGTCTTCTTACTCCCAGGGCTCGGCGAAATACGACAGTTTACGAAGGAAGACGACTGGCAACGACTCCAGTGTTCGGTTCCGCGGTAAGACAAAAAGCAATGATCAGAAGGGGCCCGAAAATGACGATGGAACTGAAG GACATATCCACTACAGCTCGCAAGTTCATATCTGTCCTGACTTCATCGCTGGCACGTGCCATCAAGGAAGCAAGTGTGAATCTCATCACTGTCCCCTCCCTTACCACTGGCAGTATCGCCTGTCCTTGGAGGGGTGGAAGAGTTTTACCAAAGAAGACAATTGCAGGATAGAAGAGTTATTCTGCGACCCCAAGAACGATGTTGTGTCAGCAGCTGACATAGATGTGGCATTCAAGTCTTACAGCGGTGAGAG ATCATCATCCAGGAACGATGCAGTGAAAGTTGATTTTGACAACATGAGGATAGAGAAAAGTTATCACCGGGCGGACCTGAGAAGACTGTCTACAGAATCGTACGTTAAACAGGAAGGCAAAAGCCTTAGCACACAGTGGCTGTGGTATAGAAAAGAAGAAAGTGGTGACTGGATCAAGTATGGAGTGACG ACTGGCGAATCAGATTTAAAGCAAGAAGACCTGGAGACCGCGTTCCTTCGTCGAGAGGGGAACTACACATTTACCAGAAATGGACAAGAGTTCCGCCTCCAGTTCTTCATGAACCCAATGTGTGAGAAATCCTTCAGGCCGTACTCGAAGAAAACGGTCCGACGTCGCCCCGCATACGAGTCACCAGAAGACATAAAAAAGCTATTAAGGGGCAATGTCGAGAAGAAGTCATGGTTCAGTTTAAGGAACTTATTTCGATGGCGCTAG